Proteins encoded in a region of the Dorea longicatena genome:
- a CDS encoding stage V sporulation protein AB: MWMKNIFLAILGLSAGITAAGGLFSFIIGLGVVSDFADRTHTGEHVMLYEDAIAVGGSIGAIISVYHPTIPYGSWLVPLAGLFGGIFVGCWAMALTEMLDLFPIFIRRIRLVRGIGAIIIGIAFGKGLGALLFFWKRW, encoded by the coding sequence ATGTGGATGAAAAACATATTCCTGGCAATTCTGGGACTTAGTGCCGGAATTACGGCGGCCGGAGGTTTATTTTCTTTTATTATCGGACTGGGGGTGGTGTCGGATTTTGCGGACAGGACACATACAGGTGAGCATGTTATGCTCTATGAAGATGCCATTGCAGTGGGCGGCAGTATCGGAGCAATCATCTCTGTCTATCATCCCACGATACCATACGGAAGCTGGCTGGTTCCGCTGGCGGGACTTTTCGGTGGAATCTTTGTAGGATGCTGGGCGATGGCTCTTACTGAGATGCTGGATCTCTTTCCAATCTTCATCAGGAGAATCCGGCTTGTGAGAGGGATTGGAGCGATCATTATAGGAATCGCTTTTGGAAAAGGATTAGGAGCATTACTGTTTTTTTGGAAAAGGTGGTAA
- the spoIIAB gene encoding anti-sigma F factor — protein MENTNEMTIIFDSYSSNEAFARVAVAAFMTSLNPTVEEVADVKTAVSEAVTNAIIHGYESRIEKITLRCKTCGDTLYIEIEDHGKGMEDVKKAMEPLFTTRPELDRSGMGFSFMEAFMDQVEVSSKPGKGTIVKMQKTIGKGRKVWTTQSL, from the coding sequence ATGGAAAATACCAATGAAATGACGATTATTTTTGACAGTTATTCATCCAATGAAGCATTTGCAAGAGTGGCGGTTGCTGCATTTATGACATCGCTGAATCCGACAGTGGAGGAAGTAGCAGATGTAAAGACTGCGGTATCAGAGGCTGTAACCAATGCGATCATCCACGGATACGAAAGCCGGATAGAGAAGATCACGCTTCGTTGTAAGACATGCGGGGATACTTTGTATATCGAGATAGAAGATCATGGAAAAGGAATGGAAGATGTAAAGAAGGCGATGGAACCGTTATTTACTACAAGACCGGAGCTTGACCGGTCCGGGATGGGATTTTCTTTTATGGAAGCTTTCATGGATCAGGTAGAAGTAAGTTCAAAGCCGGGAAAAGGAACTATTGTGAAAATGCAGAAAACAATTGGAAAAGGACGAAAGGTATGGACCACACAATCGCTTTAA
- a CDS encoding stage V sporulation protein AD, translated as MIKGKQSIAFEVSPYLEESASVVGKKEGEGPLGGMFDMVAEKDLFGENTWEEAESTMQKEACLLALGKAHLAPESIRYLFGGDLLRQGVATSMGVETLQIPMFGLYGACSTSGEALALASMSVAAGYGERMLAVTSSHFGSAEKEFRFPLGYANQRPLSAHWTVTGSGAFIVGKNRSHVRITGVTVGKIVDYGLKDSQNMGACMAPAACDTIIQNLEDFERKETDYDRIITGDIGYVGQSILFDLMRGKEHDIKINHMDCGMTIFDQNMQDTHAGGSGCGCAAATLSAYILPKISRGEWKRVLFVPTGALMSTVSYNEGASVPGIAHGIVLEHC; from the coding sequence ATGATAAAGGGAAAGCAAAGTATAGCCTTTGAGGTATCTCCGTACCTTGAAGAGAGTGCTTCGGTTGTTGGGAAAAAAGAAGGAGAAGGACCTTTGGGCGGTATGTTCGATATGGTGGCAGAGAAAGATCTTTTCGGGGAGAATACCTGGGAAGAAGCAGAAAGCACCATGCAGAAGGAAGCATGTCTTCTGGCTCTTGGTAAAGCACATTTGGCACCGGAGAGTATCCGTTATCTGTTCGGTGGAGATCTGTTAAGGCAGGGAGTGGCAACTTCAATGGGAGTAGAGACACTTCAGATCCCGATGTTCGGATTATATGGAGCATGTTCGACTTCCGGAGAAGCACTTGCCCTGGCTTCGATGAGTGTAGCTGCGGGATATGGAGAACGGATGCTGGCGGTAACATCCAGTCATTTCGGAAGTGCTGAGAAAGAATTCCGTTTTCCTCTCGGATATGCGAATCAGAGACCATTATCGGCACACTGGACAGTGACCGGAAGCGGAGCATTTATCGTGGGGAAAAATAGAAGTCATGTGAGGATAACCGGGGTGACAGTAGGAAAAATTGTGGATTACGGTCTGAAAGACTCACAGAATATGGGAGCATGTATGGCTCCGGCCGCATGTGATACGATCATTCAGAATCTGGAGGATTTTGAAAGAAAAGAAACGGATTACGACAGGATCATTACCGGAGATATTGGCTATGTGGGGCAGAGTATTTTATTCGACCTTATGAGGGGAAAAGAACATGATATCAAGATAAATCATATGGATTGCGGAATGACAATCTTTGATCAGAATATGCAGGATACACATGCCGGAGGAAGTGGCTGTGGTTGTGCGGCCGCAACATTATCCGCTTATATCCTGCCAAAGATATCAAGAGGAGAGTGGAAACGTGTACTCTTTGTACCGACGGGAGCACTTATGTCAACCGTCAGTTATAATGAAGGAGCCAGTGTACCGGGGATCGCACATGGAATTGTCTTAGAACATTGCTAG
- a CDS encoding tetratricopeptide repeat protein, with protein MDYTTKLAYQSNYWYNDGLNKANIRDLTGAITSLKKSLQYNRDNIASRNLLGLVYYGRGDVVEALAEWVLSKNLQPKENIANYYIQKVKEKRDDLDRINQAIKRYNQALDYCYQRCEDLAVMQLKKAIEMHPTYVKAYQLLALLYIMEEQYAEARKNIRIAHKLDKTDDITMRYMHELNQVRKSRNIRLIDDKDTGKKKKGRQTVTYNIGNETIIQPVASGLKDNVGLHTMVNIAIGVIVGVAVMGFLIMPAVSASRQSKLNKQTVKFSDQIATQKSQISALKKELDNYRSSSKEAENQQQTAEITKTSYESLMTVISHYSTGDMSNSALAEELLKINSETLGASGKEEYDTLTGKIYPRVCESLYVTSQKNYQVANYDTAVTNLEQVVQMDEGYQDGAAMLLLAQSYEKQGKQDKANTYYQKIIEKYNGTEAATEAQNALDVQNAKKTKDNNN; from the coding sequence ATGGATTACACAACAAAACTGGCGTATCAGTCGAATTACTGGTATAATGACGGACTTAACAAAGCGAATATCCGGGATCTGACCGGTGCCATTACATCGCTTAAGAAGAGTTTACAATATAACAGAGATAATATTGCGTCAAGAAATCTTCTGGGACTTGTTTATTATGGACGAGGCGATGTGGTAGAAGCGCTGGCAGAATGGGTCTTAAGCAAGAATCTTCAGCCTAAGGAGAATATTGCGAATTATTATATCCAGAAAGTAAAAGAAAAAAGAGATGATCTGGACAGAATCAATCAGGCTATAAAAAGATATAATCAGGCTTTGGATTACTGTTATCAGAGATGTGAAGATCTGGCAGTTATGCAGCTTAAGAAAGCAATCGAGATGCATCCGACGTATGTGAAAGCATACCAGCTTCTGGCGCTCCTTTACATTATGGAAGAACAGTATGCAGAAGCGAGAAAGAATATCCGGATCGCTCACAAACTGGATAAGACCGACGATATCACGATGCGTTACATGCATGAGTTGAATCAGGTACGGAAGTCAAGAAACATCCGCCTGATAGACGATAAAGATACCGGAAAGAAGAAAAAGGGCAGACAGACAGTTACTTATAATATCGGAAATGAGACGATCATTCAACCGGTTGCTTCAGGATTAAAAGATAATGTCGGCCTGCATACAATGGTTAATATTGCAATCGGTGTTATTGTAGGTGTGGCAGTTATGGGATTCTTAATCATGCCGGCTGTGTCTGCATCAAGACAGAGTAAGCTGAATAAGCAGACCGTTAAGTTCAGTGATCAGATCGCAACTCAGAAATCACAGATCAGTGCACTGAAAAAAGAGCTGGATAATTACCGGAGCAGCAGTAAAGAAGCAGAGAATCAGCAGCAGACAGCAGAGATCACAAAGACAAGCTATGAATCACTGATGACCGTTATATCTCATTATTCAACCGGAGATATGAGTAATTCGGCACTGGCAGAGGAACTTCTGAAGATTAATTCAGAGACACTTGGAGCATCTGGAAAAGAAGAGTATGATACACTGACAGGAAAGATATATCCAAGAGTCTGTGAGAGTCTGTATGTAACATCACAGAAGAATTATCAGGTGGCAAATTATGATACGGCAGTGACGAATCTGGAGCAAGTCGTACAGATGGACGAAGGATATCAGGATGGTGCGGCTATGCTTCTTCTTGCACAGTCCTATGAAAAACAGGGTAAGCAGGATAAGGCGAATACGTATTATCAGAAGATCATCGAAAAATATAACGGGACAGAGGCAGCAACAGAGGCACAGAATGCTCTTGATGTACAAAATGCCAAAAAGACCAAAGACAATAATAATTAG
- the spoVAE gene encoding stage V sporulation protein AE, with product MDYINAFWVGGLICALTQILLDRTKLMPGRIMVLLVCSGSVLGAFKIYPVIQDFAGAGASVPLLGFGNLLWKGVKEAVEKEGFIGIFMGGFKASAVGISAALIFGYLASLIFEPKMKK from the coding sequence ATGGATTATATCAATGCATTCTGGGTAGGGGGACTGATCTGTGCTCTGACGCAGATACTGCTGGACAGGACGAAGCTGATGCCCGGAAGAATCATGGTGCTTCTGGTCTGCAGCGGTTCTGTACTGGGAGCATTTAAGATATATCCGGTTATTCAGGATTTTGCCGGAGCAGGAGCCAGTGTACCGTTACTGGGGTTTGGAAATCTTCTGTGGAAAGGTGTAAAAGAAGCCGTAGAAAAAGAAGGATTTATCGGAATCTTTATGGGAGGATTTAAAGCCAGTGCAGTAGGTATATCAGCGGCTCTCATCTTTGGCTATCTGGCGTCCCTGATCTTTGAGCCAAAGATGAAGAAATAG
- a CDS encoding stage V sporulation protein AA, which translates to MTANSDDIYIKADRNIEVAKKSVTLGDVLKIECVNPAMLARIRSTHLLTFHHPDNKRERRVVMSVLKVIQKIHEIYPEASVENIGETDFIVTYEEQDGKGGVIHVAKIVMVVMISFFGAAFSTMAFNNDVGVTKMFGQIYELLTGTKSNGFTILEFMYCIGIIIGILTFFNHFGKKRLSVDPTPMEVEMRLYENDIQTTLVETYSRKEKELDVDEKHIPGNSGT; encoded by the coding sequence ATGACCGCGAATTCTGATGATATATATATAAAAGCAGACCGGAATATAGAGGTCGCAAAAAAGTCGGTAACGCTTGGAGATGTATTGAAGATTGAATGCGTCAATCCTGCAATGCTGGCCAGAATCAGAAGTACGCATCTTCTGACATTTCATCACCCGGATAATAAAAGGGAAAGACGAGTGGTCATGTCGGTCTTAAAAGTGATACAGAAGATCCATGAAATCTATCCGGAGGCTTCTGTGGAAAATATCGGGGAGACGGATTTCATCGTGACATATGAAGAACAGGATGGGAAAGGCGGAGTTATTCACGTGGCGAAGATTGTCATGGTGGTGATGATCAGTTTTTTCGGAGCGGCATTTTCAACAATGGCATTCAATAATGATGTAGGCGTGACAAAAATGTTCGGACAGATATACGAACTTCTGACCGGAACAAAGTCGAATGGATTTACGATTCTGGAATTTATGTATTGTATTGGTATTATCATCGGAATTCTGACATTCTTTAATCATTTCGGTAAAAAACGGCTGTCGGTAGATCCGACACCAATGGAGGTAGAGATGCGACTGTATGAAAATGATATACAGACGACGCTTGTGGAAACGTACTCCAGAAAGGAGAAAGAATTGGATGTGGATGAAAAACATATTCCTGGCAATTCTGGGACTTAG
- a CDS encoding SpoVA/SpoVAEb family sporulation membrane protein, with translation MDKKRQQQAYENYVKQKTPVHNLPANMTKAFVTGGAICVLGQGILNICEKAGLDKDISGGWCSMLLVFLSAVLTGFNVYPRIAKWGGAGALVPITGFANSVAAPAIEYKKEGQVMGIGCKIFTIAGPVILYGIFTSWVLGLFYWLLRIVGVL, from the coding sequence ATGGATAAAAAAAGACAGCAGCAGGCTTATGAAAATTATGTAAAGCAAAAAACACCGGTGCATAATCTGCCTGCTAATATGACAAAAGCATTCGTAACAGGAGGCGCAATCTGCGTGCTGGGACAGGGAATTTTGAATATCTGTGAGAAGGCAGGATTAGATAAAGATATAAGTGGCGGCTGGTGTTCTATGCTTCTGGTATTTCTGAGTGCAGTACTGACGGGATTCAATGTCTATCCAAGGATTGCAAAATGGGGCGGAGCCGGAGCGCTGGTTCCGATCACCGGATTTGCCAATTCGGTGGCAGCACCGGCAATCGAATACAAAAAAGAAGGACAGGTTATGGGAATCGGCTGTAAGATATTTACGATTGCAGGTCCGGTGATTCTGTATGGAATCTTTACAAGCTGGGTTCTGGGACTGTTCTACTGGCTGTTAAGAATTGTCGGAGTATTATGA
- a CDS encoding bifunctional folylpolyglutamate synthase/dihydrofolate synthase translates to MMLTKKEPETFTYEEAAAYIEEIPKFTKKHTLEHTKTFLKRLGNPAADRKIVHVAGTNGKGSVCAYLQAILMAEGKRTGFFTSPHLVSVNERIRVDNIQIDNETFLKVFRKVLKIVRQMVEDGIEHPSYFEFLFGMGMTAFAETDVEYIILETGLGGRLDATNAIDNPALAIITSISLDHTAILGDTIEKIAGEKAGIIKPGVPVFFDGSSKKAAEVIKAKASELGVSCREVTKNAYEIQEVHRKYIAFSRRSAYDKDVIFQVPMCGCYQAMNAELALEASEYLLAGEEIHMDRWKEALAELHWEGRMERVGAHITVDGAHNPGAMEAFVESVKALDESERGEMVLLFSAVSDKKYDQMIEYLCENLDVKAYVVTQIEDERGVPAEELADVFRRYTDRPVYCKERLEDAVRTAMNERGETGEIYCLGSLYLVGMMKKLLAGGAIDA, encoded by the coding sequence GGTAATCCGGCGGCGGACAGAAAAATTGTCCACGTCGCCGGTACAAATGGAAAAGGGTCTGTATGTGCATACTTACAGGCCATACTTATGGCAGAGGGGAAGAGAACAGGGTTCTTTACATCCCCTCATCTTGTATCTGTAAATGAGCGGATACGGGTAGATAATATACAGATTGATAATGAGACATTTCTGAAGGTGTTTCGAAAAGTTTTAAAGATAGTACGTCAGATGGTGGAAGACGGGATCGAACATCCTTCGTATTTCGAATTTCTATTTGGAATGGGTATGACAGCATTTGCAGAGACAGATGTAGAATATATCATTCTGGAGACGGGACTTGGCGGACGGCTGGATGCGACAAACGCAATAGACAATCCGGCACTTGCCATCATAACATCAATCAGTCTGGATCATACGGCGATCCTCGGTGATACGATCGAGAAGATTGCGGGTGAGAAAGCCGGAATTATTAAGCCGGGTGTTCCGGTGTTCTTTGACGGAAGCAGTAAAAAAGCAGCGGAAGTCATTAAGGCAAAAGCTTCGGAACTGGGCGTATCTTGTAGAGAAGTTACGAAAAATGCGTATGAAATTCAGGAAGTTCACCGCAAATATATTGCATTTTCCAGACGGAGTGCGTATGATAAAGATGTTATCTTTCAGGTACCGATGTGCGGATGTTACCAGGCGATGAATGCAGAGCTTGCACTGGAGGCGTCGGAATATCTGCTTGCGGGAGAAGAGATACATATGGACCGGTGGAAGGAAGCACTTGCAGAACTTCACTGGGAAGGAAGAATGGAACGGGTAGGAGCACATATTACCGTAGACGGTGCACATAACCCGGGCGCAATGGAAGCGTTTGTAGAAAGCGTAAAAGCACTGGATGAGTCCGAACGTGGAGAAATGGTATTACTATTTTCAGCAGTATCGGATAAAAAGTACGATCAGATGATAGAATATCTGTGTGAGAATCTGGATGTGAAAGCTTATGTTGTCACACAGATCGAGGACGAAAGAGGTGTTCCGGCAGAGGAACTTGCTGATGTCTTCCGAAGATACACAGACAGACCGGTGTACTGTAAAGAACGATTAGAAGATGCCGTGAGAACAGCAATGAATGAACGGGGAGAGACGGGAGAGATATACTGTCTTGGCTCTTTGTACCTCGTAGGAATGATGAAGAAGTTACTGGCAGGAGGTGCCATAGATGCTTGA
- a CDS encoding DUF6198 family protein: protein MQKTYFYRGLFYLMGLLILALGITLNTKTGLGVSPIISVSFSISTIWHFNFGNTTLVLYALFVVVEMILHTIRSLHARQSEGLPLEHANQMNLKLVLFMDILQFPLSLIFTRFLNIFSGMIPDLWTTYPDSFSGSFPGRILFLIIAIILTGVGAAMSLNMRIIPNPGDGIVQAISDFIHKSVGFTKNCFDLFNICLTISVGLIFAHHLVGIGIGTILAVIGVGRAIAAFNHFFKQPMAVLSGMNES, encoded by the coding sequence ATGCAAAAAACATATTTTTACCGTGGACTTTTCTATCTCATGGGACTTCTTATTCTCGCTCTGGGAATCACGCTGAACACAAAAACCGGACTCGGTGTATCTCCTATCATCTCAGTGTCATTCAGTATCTCTACGATCTGGCATTTTAATTTTGGAAATACTACACTGGTTCTTTATGCTCTTTTTGTTGTCGTAGAGATGATCCTACATACGATCCGAAGTCTCCATGCCAGACAATCGGAAGGTCTTCCTCTGGAACACGCTAATCAGATGAACCTGAAACTGGTCCTTTTTATGGACATTTTACAATTCCCGCTAAGCCTGATTTTCACCCGGTTCCTGAATATATTTTCCGGTATGATCCCTGATCTTTGGACAACTTATCCTGATTCTTTTTCCGGAAGTTTTCCCGGAAGGATCCTCTTTCTGATCATTGCCATCATTCTGACAGGCGTCGGTGCCGCCATGTCTTTGAACATGCGTATCATCCCCAATCCCGGAGATGGAATTGTTCAGGCAATCTCCGATTTCATCCACAAAAGCGTAGGATTTACCAAAAATTGTTTCGACCTTTTTAATATCTGTCTGACAATCTCTGTTGGTCTTATCTTTGCGCATCACCTGGTAGGCATCGGAATCGGAACGATCCTTGCCGTGATCGGGGTCGGACGTGCTATCGCCGCATTTAATCATTTCTTCAAACAGCCGATGGCAGTACTTTCCGGTATGAACGAATCTTAA
- a CDS encoding SigF/SigG family RNA polymerase sporulation sigma factor, whose translation MDHTIALIQKSHEGDEEARAQIVEENTGLVWCIVRRFTGRGTELEDLFQIGTIGLLKAIDKFDLSYEVKFSTYAVPMISGEIKRFLRDDGMIKVSRSLKELSYKGYQAQEVLGRKLGREPSVTELAEYLDVSPEELTMAMDACTDVESLHRPVYKKEGQEISLMEKVGKEDGAEERVLDHLLLKELLTSLDKEERKLIYLRYFAEKTQTQIGKEMGISQVQVSRMEKKILKNLRERI comes from the coding sequence ATGGACCACACAATCGCTTTAATTCAGAAATCTCACGAAGGGGATGAAGAAGCAAGAGCTCAGATTGTGGAGGAAAATACAGGACTGGTCTGGTGTATTGTAAGAAGATTTACGGGAAGGGGAACAGAGCTGGAAGATCTGTTTCAGATTGGAACGATTGGATTACTGAAAGCAATCGACAAGTTTGATCTGAGTTATGAAGTGAAATTCTCAACTTATGCTGTTCCGATGATCAGTGGAGAAATCAAGCGCTTCTTAAGAGATGATGGGATGATAAAGGTAAGCCGGTCGTTAAAAGAACTGTCTTATAAAGGATATCAGGCCCAGGAAGTACTCGGAAGAAAGCTTGGAAGGGAGCCGTCGGTCACAGAACTTGCAGAGTATCTTGATGTGTCACCGGAAGAACTTACGATGGCGATGGATGCATGTACGGATGTGGAATCACTACACCGGCCGGTATACAAAAAAGAAGGACAGGAGATTTCACTGATGGAAAAAGTAGGAAAGGAGGACGGTGCGGAAGAAAGAGTATTGGATCATCTGCTGTTAAAAGAGCTCCTGACAAGTCTGGATAAAGAAGAAAGAAAACTGATCTATCTGCGATATTTTGCCGAAAAGACACAGACTCAGATAGGAAAGGAAATGGGAATTTCCCAGGTTCAGGTTTCCAGAATGGAAAAGAAAATATTAAAAAATCTAAGAGAACGTATCTGA
- the spoIIAA gene encoding anti-sigma F factor antagonist — translation MKYQVQENCLTIFLPGELDHHNAEEIRKESDHLIEHNHIRYVIFDFADTKFCDSSGIGVIMGRYRKIYMLGGEVCAVHTSERIRKILMMSGVTKIMQIYEEEK, via the coding sequence ATGAAATATCAGGTACAGGAAAATTGTCTTACTATATTTTTACCGGGGGAGCTGGATCATCATAATGCAGAAGAGATACGAAAAGAATCAGATCATCTGATTGAACACAATCACATACGTTATGTGATCTTTGACTTTGCGGATACAAAATTCTGTGACAGTTCCGGAATCGGAGTGATCATGGGTCGTTACAGAAAGATCTATATGCTGGGCGGTGAAGTGTGTGCGGTACATACAAGCGAGAGGATCAGGAAGATTCTTATGATGTCAGGAGTAACAAAGATTATGCAGATTTATGAGGAGGAGAAATAA